The following nucleotide sequence is from Zea mays cultivar B73 chromosome 1, Zm-B73-REFERENCE-NAM-5.0, whole genome shotgun sequence.
GAATAAGTAACTTGTTTAATGATTCATGAAGTGTTTTGTTGTTGTTAACTAGGAGAAGGCTTAAAATCCATAAATATAACTCAATTATTGTTGATATTTATTTTCTTATATCTGAATTATTGTTTAAGAGTGTACACTGCGTACAAACCCGCGGATAACCCGAAACCCGACGAGTTTGGGTGCGAGTTTGGAATTGCACCCGCGGGTACCATCGCGGGTGGGTTTAGGAAGACTTCACGGGTGTGATCGTGGGCAGGTTTTTGTTCCATTCGACCCGAACCCGatccattgccatccctatgGCCAACCCTGGGCGGGAGACGTAgtcatgactcgcccgaggccatcctTGGGTGAGAAAGGCAGTCACGACTCAACCGAGACCAACCCTAGGCTAGAGATGCAGTCAGTCACGGCTCGTCCGAGGCCATCCCTAGGCGGGAGAGGTAGtcacgactcacccgaggccaTCCTCAGGTAGAAGACGCAGTCATGACTCACCCGAGGCCATCCCTAGGTGGGAGAGGTAGTGACGACTCACCCGAGGCCATCCTCGGGTTGGAGACATAgtcatgactcgcccgaggccaaccctagGCGgtaactcgcccgaggccatccctaggcgggagacgcagtcacgactcgctcgaggccatcACCGGACATGAGACGTAGTCACGACTCACTCGAGGCTAACCTCGGGCGGGAGCCAcaatcacgactcgcccgaggccaaactcgggcgggagacgcagtcacggctcgcccgaggccatcctCGGGTTGGAGACATAgtcatgactcgcccgaggccaaccctagGCGgtaactcgcccgaggccatccctaggcgggagacgcagtcacgatcGCTCGAGGCCATCACCGGACATGAGACGTAGTCACGACTCACTCAAGGCTAACCTCGGGCGGGAGCCAcaatcacgactcgcccgaggccaaactcgggcgggagacgcagtcacggctcgctcgaggccaacTCCGGATGGGAAATGTAGTCATGACTCGTCCGAGGCCAACCCCGGGTAGAAGAGGCAGTCACGACTTGCCCGAGACAACCTCGGATGGGAGATGGAGTCACAGCTTGCCCGAGGCCATCCCCGAGGGGGACACACAGTCACGACTTGTCTGAGGCCAACCCAGGCgagagacgcagtcacgacttgcTCGAGGCCATTTCTGGGCAAGAGACACAGTCACGCctagcccgaggccaacctctagGGGAGATGTAGTCACAGCTCGCCCGAGGACAACCTCGGGTGAGAGACACAGTCACGGCTGGCCTAAGGCCAACTCCGAATGGGAGATaccgtcacgactcgcccgatgcCATCCTCGAGCGGGagaggcagtcacgactcgctcCAGGCCAACTTCGGGCGGGAAACGCAGTCACGATTTGCCTGAGGCCAACCGCTGGTgggagacacagtcacgactcgcccgaggccatcccGTGCGGGAGACATAGTCACGACTCGTCCAAGGCCAACTTCGAGCATAGAGCAAGTTCTGTAATCAGATCCCTTGGAGGCTGCATAGACAGTAGTTCACAATTCTAAGAACCTGATTGATTATGGCATGTTTAAATTATGTTTATGTTGATATATAGGAACCGTAGCAAGGTACAAGCACCTAACTATTAGCTTATGATGAAGGGAATTCATGTCGATTTCTCATGCCTAAGAATGTTCGGAGATATCTTAACCTCATCGAAGAAAAAAATTAGATAGGTATATATTTGAGAGGATTTTTATTCATACTTAGAACATTTAGATTTCTAAACTACATAGGTATACAAATAATGTTCTTGTAATATGTCTCCGTTTCTTCTTGTTTATTCACATGTTAATATTACGGTTATTCTGGAATCAACATCATTCGAGCATTTGACTATTGTTTGTCACACACACTTGTTATTTTGCATCACTATTTTTAACCAATTTTTAAGTTACCGTACCAATGCACGGGCACCCATCTAGTATAATATATAGAAACCATAACGACAAAAGGGCAACTAACTAGTACACAATAAATTCCATGGGAAAATTTTGACGTTGGAGGAAAACCTACTAGTGTTCTACCATCTACCGAGTCCATATCTTGGGTGCTCTGCCAGATCCATATTTTGCTACAATTATTATCCTTCTTAATATCAGGCACTTCAGTGTTACTACTCCATCACTTCTCATCGTCAGGGAAGGGATACCATAACCTAATTTCGAatgcaaatataatataattaAATGTAGAAAACGAGATCATATTCCTATCACCAGTTATCTCAACCTAATATTTAATTCTTCCAAATGAACCTTTGATCCATCTAGATCATGAAACATAAGTTACATAAAAATCCAACAAGATACACCGATCTCATACACAAATCTAACTGGTGGGAATAAATAGCCAAAAACAATTTGTATAGTTGGCTTTTTTAATAGTACAGTAGTACATCCAACAATCACTACAAGTAACTGTTCTTTTGGAATTATGCAGTCAACACGTATGGAATTTGACTATCAACATCTCTAAGAATATTAATTTCAAATGATATTTTGAAAATGGTATGGCTAGATTTTCATCAATATTAGGTTCAACATATTATAAATTACAATACGTTTTAAACATACTCATACAAATTATTCATAGTCCAAGTGTTTAGTTGGCTATAGAAAAACAATATTTTGTTTGTTATACAAAAGAGTCAGATTCTTTGAAATTAATATTTTTAAATCCATACTTATAAACCACCGGTTTTCACGGTTCCACAGGCGTCATATGTCACCCTTTCCCTTCTTCTTTTATGCAAAAATAAGATAAATTATTCATAAGTGGGAGTTTGAATCCTGGTTGTTGGCTCCACATTAACACCATCCTAATCAATAAAACACACACTTttgtgttttattaaaataaaatctcTCTATGTGATACATAGAAACCGTAGCAATGCAAGAACATCTAACTAGTTAATCCTTTATGCTTATTAGATTCCACCTAGTGCATGCAACATTAGGTGCATAAAAACCCAAGAGAAGAAAATGTAGAAAACGGTAAtagtcttcaattctgccaaaaaAACTTACCTATCCAGTGCATGCAACATTAGCTGCTTAAAAATCCAAGAAATATATGCTGACGCTCATATATAAATCCAGCTGGTTGGAATAAATAGCTGGGAAAAAAACAAGATGCATAGTTGGCTACTTAACAGTACAGCAGTACTTCCAAAAATCACAATAACTGTTGCTTTGGATGTATGCAGTCAACATATGTCTTGATCTTGACCATCACTGTGTCGAGGAATATTATGTTCAAATGATGTTCTGAAAATAGTATGGCTAGATTTTTCATCAAAATTAATTTGAAATTTTCTTACACAAAATTAATCTGTACTATTTTTTACTATCAGAACATATTTTTATGTTCTTTTGTTTAAGTATCTCGATTGAAGCACCATCTCGCACCATTTTTAGGCATGAAAAATTCGTATGTCTTTTCtgtttctcttttttcttttactATTTTGAATTTTCTATACATTTCAAACATACTGATGCAATTTTCATAGCCAAATATATAGTTCCTCCGTGATCATTTATCTGTTTGTTATAGGAAAGACCGAAAGAGCAGCATTCCAAGAAATAAAAGTAAATAAATAGATCATTTTATTTGCTTAGAAATCCCCTTTTCATTTTCAGGCTCTAGAAATCCATCCGTTAATTAATTTGCTCCATAGTATTAATAAGAGATAGAGAGATGGGGAGGGAGATCCTTTTcgtaaaagagaaaagaagatccTATTTCTATCACGCTATTAGATTATCTCCAGCAGTCTCTCTTATTCTATTGTATATTTTAAAATTTACTCTGTAAACCGTGTCTAGAGTTTAGAATGTAACATAGTATTTTTGAACAGTATTAGACGGCACAACTATCTCAATTTCTCAGACCCAATATGGAAGTCCAGGTCCTCACCTACTCCTCCGGCTATATATGAACCGTGCACTCCTCCCTTTCTTTTCAGCTCTACTCGAAGAGCGTTCTACCACCACACCACAATCTAACTAAAACCCAAACGAAATAAAAGGAAGAGGTCAAAAAATAAAAGGTGTTGTGCAATCGATCATGGTGACCGTGGCCAAGATCGCCATGGAGTGGCTCCAAGACCCTCTGAGCTGGGTGTTCCTGGGCACGCTGGCCTTGGTGGTCCTGCAGCTGCGACGACGGGGCAAAGCGCCGCTGCCGCCCGGGCCGAAGCCGCTGCCGATCGTGGGCAACATGGCGATGATGGACCAGCTGACCCACCGCGGGCTGGCGGCGCTGGCCGAGAGGTACGGCGGGCTGCTGCACCTCCGCCTGGGCCGGCTGCACGCGTTCGCGGTGTCGACGCCCGAGTACGCGCGCGAGGTGCTGCAGGCGCAGGACGGCGCGTTCTCGAACCGGCCGGCCACTATCGCCATCGCGTACCTGACGTACGACCGCGCCGACATGGCGTTCGCGCACTACGGGCCCTTCTGGCGCCAGATGCGCAAGCTGTGCGTGATGAAGCTGTTCAGCCGGCGCCGCGCCGAGACGTGGGTGGCCGTGCGCGACGAGTGCGCGGCGCTGGTCCGCGCCGTGGcgtccggcggcggcggcggcggcgaggccgTGAACCTGGGCGAGCTCATCTTCAACCTGACCAAGAACGTGACGTTCCGCGCCGCCTTCGGCACCCGCGACggcgaggaccaggaggagttcaTCGCCATCCTGCAGGAGTTCTCGAAGCTGTTCGGCGCCTTCAACGTCGTCGACTTCCTGCCGTGGCTGAGCTGGATGGACCTGCAGGGCATCAACCGCCGCCTCCGCGCCGCACGATCCGCGCTGGACCGGTTCATCGACAAGATCATCGACGAGCACGTGAGGCGGGGGAAGAACCCCGACGACGCCGACGCCGACATGGTCGACGACATGCTCGCCTTCTTCGCCGAGGCCAAGCCGCCCAAGAAGgggcccgccgccgccgcggacgGTGACGACCTGCACAACACCCTCCGGCTCACGCGCGACAATATCAAGGCTATCATCATGGTACGTACACACGTCATCCTCTGACCTCCCTGTTGTCACGCTAATCACGCCAAAATCGTCCGTTACGTTCCTCGACTCGTTTTTGCGCTTAGGAAAATCGTGATGTGCCagagcaatgaacagtagcaacaTGCATCGACGAAAGAATTTGAAATGATAGGATTCGATATATATATATCCTGACTGAGATATATATAGAGCATCTCACTTCTCGTGTGTCAGGATATATAGGTGTGATTTAATTCTATTATTACTAACTGCTATGAATGGTAGTATTACGGAATCAGACGTGCTTTCTGCTGGTGACAGACTGAGTAGGTGTTGTCTTGTTCCTGCATATGTGCGTAGGTGCTGAACGTCCATATGTATTCACGAGCTCAAAGTCAAACCACACATAGTATACTACGCCTTGTCTTTCATTCAGTATACTAATTGTCCATATGTATTCACGAGCTAGCTACGTAAGTACCGCCACGATCGACGTGTATATAACATACGTATCCTTTTGCGATGATATTTTTCTGTATATATACGGCTATATTAATTGTCCGCCCTGTAGTTTGCACATCCAGCGAGTCCAAACTAATCCGGCCAGCCAATCTCTGGTTTAAATACATAGATATGTCGTAATCGTAATAGAATGCGTGCATGTAGTCGACCTTCCGTCATGGACACAACTGGCATGTCTCTGACGAATGTGGCGTGGTACAGACGGCGCTCCCTACAACTTTTGTAGTATGTATATCTCATTGCATTGTCACTAagatcttattattattatttattcttgaTGAATGGTCAAAGCTGCAAATTAAAAAAAATCATAGTAGCAAAGTGCAGGTACATTGATATGGTTTCCATTTATAAGTATAGAGTATAAAACATAATGATATATGTGTTACGTGGATTTGGAGCTCACAACCAAAGTTCAAATCCCACTTGTACAATAATTTTAGATTTTTATAGATATCGACAGCGTCAGCGTGCATCATCGTCCTGTATCATGCATCCAGAATAAATGATACATGTGTTATGTTGGTTAGTTAGTTGAGTATAAATGTGGATTTGGAGCTCACAACCATATAGTTCAAATCTCACTTGTACGATAATTTTAGATTTTTTTTTATTTAAATATGTGGGAACACCACGACCGTTCATAGATATTGACAGCGTCAGAGTGCATCATCGTCCTGTATCATGCATCCAGAACAAATGTTTTATTTCTCTGTTAGTTGTTGCTGGATCGAACTATGGGCCTGTTTGTTttggcttctggcagcttctggccaccaaaagctgttgcggactgccaagcgctcagcttttcagccagcttctataaaattcgttggagcaaaaaccatccaaaatcaacataaacacataatcggttgagtcgttgtaatagtaggaatccgtcactttctagatcatgagccctataaacaactttatcttcctccacacgtaatcgtaatgatactcagattctccccacagccagattctcagaaaagctggtcaaaaAAGCTAAACCAAACAGCCCCTATAAATGATGCGTCTCTATCTTTTGGTCGTTGATGGACGACGCGTGCGCAGGACGTGATGTTTGGCGGGACGGAGACGGTGGCGTCGGCGATCGAGTGGGCGATGGCGGAGATGATGCACAGCCCCGACGACCTGCGCCGGCTGCAGCAGGAGCTCGCCGACGTCGTGGGCCTGGACCGGAACGTGAACGAGTCGGACCTGGACAAGCTCCCCTTCCTCAAGTGCGTCATCAAGGAGACGCTCCGGCTGCACCCGCCGATCCCGCTGCTCCTGCACGAGACCGCCGGCGACTGCGTCGTGGGCGGCTACTCCGTGCCCAGGGGCTCCCGCGTCATGGTCAACGTGTGGGCCATCGGCCGCCACCGCGCCTCGTGGAAGGACGCCGACGCGTTCCGGCCGTCGCGCTTCACGCCCGAGGGCGAGGCCGCGGGGCTCGACTTCAAGGGCGGCTGCTTCGAGTTCCTGCCCTTCGGCTCCGGCCGCCGCTCGTGCCCCGGCACGGCGCTGGGCCTGTACGCGCTGGAGCTCGCCGTCGCCCAGCTCGCGCACGGCTTCAACTGGTCGCTGCCCGACGGCATGAAGCCCTCGGAGCTGGACATGGGCGACGTCTTCGGCCTCACCGCGCCGCGCGCCACGAGGCTCTACGCCGTGCCTACGCCCCGGCTCAACTGCCCCTTGTACTGACGCCATGCGCGGGCGACTGCCATTACCATCGTCCCCTCGGGTGGGTGTGGGGTACGGGGGTAGGAGTTTGGTGCCTTTCTCTGTCGTCTTTTTTCCCTTTAAAAAACATGCCTGGTCGATGTTGTAGGGTGTGTTGTAGACAGCCATTATCAATTTTTTTTATTCTCAATTCTCATGTTGCGTGTGCCTAGCTAGGAAGTAAAAGGATCAAGCTGTGGCTGTACGGGCTCATCAAACTATATGAAAAAAACATGTCAGCCACAGATTCCTGGAACTTTCATGCACGGCAAATTTCATAGATATTTCTTTGGCACCTCTTATCTATCGTGTATCCCATATATATTAATCTCTGTATTAACAAAATTGGAGCTTCCTCACGTACGCACCCAGGCACTGCTCACCACCGTTTAAGATACAGCTCAATAATGTTCCTGCACTGTTTAATATTGTATTGTATATCATTGTTGCCCGCGCTAAATATATGTTTACTGTTTGGCAACATATCTAGTGCACATGGACTGCTGGTGCACATCATACATATATTAAATCCTACCCTTTCATCTAAGATCAAGCGTCTCACAATTAtctcacctctctctctctcctgccTTTTTGCTAAAATGCCCTCCCGCCTCTCCCACTTCCTACCATGTCGTTTTTTAGAAAGCTGCATGGCGGACTGTTTATCTGCTTGATCAGAACGGCTGGGAGTATGCAGGATTCAGCCGTGCCAGATTTTTTTGCTTCCTCCGGTCAATAGAATATGAATGTATGGTGTAGATGAATATATAGTGGCGTTTTCATGCACCAACAGAATGAACGAACAAGATCAATGAGCAAAGAAACTGACTACATCTAGTACATATATCCCctattgttctctctccatctttCTCTGTCTCTCAAATAAAATATGAGATATCAATAAAAAACTAAATATGCTCTAACTTTTTGACCAATGATTTGAAGCCGCAGCTCAAAAACAAAAAATAATATGCAATAGATCAGTAAATCTTTCATTGCACCATTTTCGATCACCATACCTATGTACCACAGTCTTGTATATGATGACATTGTAAGATACATGTCATCCAACAAAGAGACCGTTGATTCTAAATCGCCCTGGACAGAAAATCCATAAATTAGAATTACAAAATTAACAACATACGAAGGTCATCCGTGGTGATCGTGACGGCGCCAAGTGATGGTGATCGAGCCTTTGTAGGCTCCCTCTTTGGCGAGTGTCTGCTGGACTAGTGGTCGACAAAGAAGGCTCCCGTGGCCCCCTTTGCTagtctctttgtcgagtgctccaagaggcactcggcaaagtctctctctttgccgagtgcttactCGACTAACGGTCGGCAAAGGGAGCACCAGTGGGCCCCTTTACCAGGCCCTTTGTCGAGTGCTCCaggaggcactcgacaaagattgtTTTTTTGTCaagtgtaacactcgacaaagtgactAGAATATCTCAttttatttgtttttattattccatccaaacaaacaaaagatatatcacgaaattatcacatatatatcatagATATCACAAAAATCATCGCATACATCGTACACGCCACATATCTCACAAAGACCACAAATCTCACAAATATCACCATATCAAACAAGTTcagacacaaacataagtctccatcactcacaaacataagtctcaagtatCTCACAAATTATTACCAATGACAACAAGTTCAGACCAAGTTATCTCATAAAGTATTAACAACACCAATAGACATAAGATCGTGTGCACAAAGTATCTCGGCAAGGTGGAGGGCTGGACTGATTCGGCGATAGGTTGgacgatccatgagggttgtttgATGCCAACGTTTGTCCCtatacagagaagagattgcatgtgtgagaccagataaatatatatcatgcagggcTGGAACTTTGATACTCACATAAGTATATAACTGAGTAGGGTTAGCTTGAGGGAACAACGAGGTGGTGGAACAAAACCATGTGCGgcaccaaggctctgcatgtactgaaaCATCTTCGTCATTCTTGATCCGCCAAGCGAGCTGCCTGCTCCGCCTCCCACTCCGccctcatcctcgcctccatctccatctgttccctcctctcttcttttaGCTAGGCCTGTAATATTTCACCCAATGTTataataatgcaaagagaaggtatataactcaatgaATGATGAGTTACTAAAGCACTAACCTGGAGTTCCTGGATATGATGTTGCGAGTTGTCCTGTTGAGGTCGTATGGCTGAGCTCGAGCTCGTGCTTCTTGCTGGCACCTAAGACAGGGTGGGAGTGGAGGATGTGTCGATTGCCCCGGCGGCAATCTAGTActacccatgcctcttgccttctTCGACCCttaatgaggacatctccgttgaTATCCTCGGTCCTCGAATCATAATCTGACCCATGAACCTGCTATGCCATGACAGTGTACTCATTGAGgcagctgtagacggcggggtcgcTATACGCCTTGGGCCCAtcctccgggttgtaggtgacgtcgaacgtcgccttgcccttgagGTCCATAGCATAcaccgagaagatggagcaaggttggccaccatgtgacgaagactgcgagaaaaccaacgatatggttagaaatcatACCTAACCGAAAGTTAGACAAAATTAAAGAGAGTATCTACCATGCTTCTACGTATTTACCGAGGTTGCGGcttccttggtggtgggagggaccttgcatcatcaaacgtcgtTCCTAGCTAGCGTTGTGGGCCTCGTCCCACTCGGTCAAGCACCAACTCTGCATCATCTactccagcactcaggatgcgtgacacaccaataaggaatcatctacCAAAAAACAAGTACAcaacatatcagaagataaaattaagcatatttaaTATCAATGTTAATGTTctatatttacctgcaagtactggttcagagtcaacgacatggtccgGGTGTCATTCTTGCTCACCTTCTCCCTAAGGATGGAGCCGTAGTAAGTGACGATTGCCTGTATGTGCGTCtcttagtgcatgtccacgatgaGCTTCTTACGGCTCTtggtagccaccacatccgccctggcctcgtatctagCCTCGCATCTAAAGAAATCTcgtatacaaagacgatgtatccatacattatttcaagaatgtacAACGAATGTGatgtattaaacaatatagtgcgaggaagacttacccatagctcttgcttcatccgctctgccttgttgttgaattgcttGACGTCCCAATCTCATCGCTATGAAGTGGATCCTGTGGTACCTTTGGGGCACCACCGATTTTGGCCTCTTTCTTCGCCGATCTAAGACCATCGACCTCATCGTCTACACTGGATTCCCTGACACACGTCGCTCCACATAGGGTTTTG
It contains:
- the LOC103643375 gene encoding cytochrome P450 84A1 — translated: MVTVAKIAMEWLQDPLSWVFLGTLALVVLQLRRRGKAPLPPGPKPLPIVGNMAMMDQLTHRGLAALAERYGGLLHLRLGRLHAFAVSTPEYAREVLQAQDGAFSNRPATIAIAYLTYDRADMAFAHYGPFWRQMRKLCVMKLFSRRRAETWVAVRDECAALVRAVASGGGGGGEAVNLGELIFNLTKNVTFRAAFGTRDGEDQEEFIAILQEFSKLFGAFNVVDFLPWLSWMDLQGINRRLRAARSALDRFIDKIIDEHVRRGKNPDDADADMVDDMLAFFAEAKPPKKGPAAAADGDDLHNTLRLTRDNIKAIIMDVMFGGTETVASAIEWAMAEMMHSPDDLRRLQQELADVVGLDRNVNESDLDKLPFLKCVIKETLRLHPPIPLLLHETAGDCVVGGYSVPRGSRVMVNVWAIGRHRASWKDADAFRPSRFTPEGEAAGLDFKGGCFEFLPFGSGRRSCPGTALGLYALELAVAQLAHGFNWSLPDGMKPSELDMGDVFGLTAPRATRLYAVPTPRLNCPLY